A genomic region of Candidozyma auris chromosome 5, complete sequence contains the following coding sequences:
- a CDS encoding cell envelope integrity protein TolA, which produces MSYQFDPLYQWINNPNLPLNPLPSDVEYEIGLEEGRVPKATLGPCVFIDSHQKADLFFKKFQPNNINDARNSTALVFIVDFTHKGLKYKDGPFMVVLDEMRMFSVLPAPHATFYMPEIFNHLEPNPDSWWIQEQVEMDFFNYYDQKAEHYAYCEAQRQAEEEAKQAAREAAERAKRAKAEDEAREAHWMAEADALRAQLKADEKAKEIQAAIKAAYEAEERIEVEAAAMRAAQNELDYSDSDYYNDYDSDDYDSGSDEEDYEEYERKKEEAYILSLTDFNPSFEPKSCSSLPKPNDAEKLKNFLEVGQLSYHFHFVRLLHLFRYVPYHLKKQEIITAISLQSTLADTLKPKVTVLVIEDAFESSLLPARKESIDLETIKVEARIEENLDKQPPSHMFSSLSQWVKRKLSHLMSSLQKLVISL; this is translated from the coding sequence ATGAGCTACCAATTCGACCCATTGTACCAGTGGATCAACAACCCTAACTTACCTTTGAACCCTTTACCCTCTGACGTTGAGTACGAAATCGGCCTCGAAGAAGGCCGGGTACCTAAAGCCACTCTTGGACCTTGTGTTTTCATCGACAGTCATCAGAAAGCtgacctttttttcaaaaagttcCAGCCAAACAATATCAATGATGCAAGGAACTCCACTGCTCTTGTCTTCATTGTAGACTTCACCCACAAGGGCCTCAAATACAAGGATGGACCTTTCATGGTTGTCTTGGATGAAATGCGCATGTTTCTGGTCTTGCCGGCTCCTCATGCTACTTTCTACATGCCTGAGATCTTCAATCATCTTGAGCCTAATCCTGACAGCTGGTGGATTCAGGAGCAGGTGGAGatggacttcttcaactacTACGACCAAAAGGCCGAGCACTATGCTTATTGCGAGGCACAGAGgcaagcagaagaagaagctaaGCAGGCAGCGAGAGAGGCAGCTGAAAGGGCCAAGCGGGCTAAGGCTGAAGACGAGGCCCGTGAAGCTCATTGGATGGCTGAAGCTGACGCTCTAAGGGCTCAACTCAAGGCTGATGAGAAGGCTAAGGAAATCCAAGCTGCCATCAAAGCTGCCTACGAGGCTGAAGAACGAATTGAAGTGGAAGCTGCTGCTATGAGAGCTGCTCAAAACGAACTAGATTATAGTGACAGCGACTACTACAATGACTATGATTCTGACGACTATGACAGTGGTTccgatgaagaagactaCGAAGAATACGAGcgaaagaaggaggaagccTACATCCTCTCTTTGACGGATTTCAATCCTTCTTTCGAACCTAAAAGCTGCTCATCATTACCTAAACCTAATGACGctgagaagctcaaaaatttcttgGAGGTGGGTCAATTGTCCTATCACTTCCACTTTGTGAGGCTCTTGCACCTCTTCAGGTATGTTCCATACCACTTaaagaaacaagaaatCATCACAGCAATCTCGCTACAACTGACTCTAGCAGATACCCTCAAGCCTAAGGTCACCGTTTTGGTGATCGAGGATGCATTCGAGTCATCGCTACTTCCAGCACGTAAAGAGTCTATCGACCTTGAAACAATTAAGGTGGAGGCTCGTATTGAGGAGAATCTTGACAAGCAACCGCCTAGTCATATGTTTTCGCTGTTGCTGCAATGGGTTAAGCGAAAACTTAGCCACTTGATGTCGCTGCTCCAGAAACTTGTGATTCTGCTCTGA
- the HHT1 gene encoding Hht1p, translating into MARTKQTARKSTGGKAPRKQLASKAARKSAPVSGGVKKPHRYKPGTVALREIRRFQKSTDLLIRKLPFQRLVREIAQDFKSDLRFQSSAIGALQEAVEAYLVSLFEDTNLCAIHAKRVTIQKKDIQLARRLRGERS; encoded by the coding sequence ATGGCCAGAACAAAACAGACAGCAAGAAAGTCCACTGGTGGTAAAGCCCCAAGAAAACAGTTGGCATCCAAGGCCGCCAGAAAGTCAGCCCCAGTGTCCGGCGGTGTCAAAAAGCCCCACAGATATAAGCCAGGTACCGTTGCCTTGAGAGAAATCAGAAGATTCCAGAAGTCCACTGACCTTTTGATCAGAAAGTTGCCTTTCCAGAGATTGGTCAGAGAGATTGCTCAGGACTTCAAGTCCGACTTGAGATTCCAGTCTTCGGCTATTGGCGCTCTTCAGGAAGCCGTGGAGGCCTACCTCGTATCCTTGTTCGAGGACACCAACTTGTGTGCTATTCACGCCAAGAGAGTGACTATTCAGAAGAAGGATATTCAGTTGGCCAGAAGATTAAGAGGCGAGAGATCTTAG
- the FESUR1 gene encoding Fesur1p produces the protein MMLPVATSSLRTVPHLSVAAPLFGAFRNQSLRMVSTKQIGGGNVSAKDLTPKKLDTDFTLMSQKTASSPVDYALTSLDAIAMWARKSSFWPVTFGLACCAVEMMHVSTPRYDQDRLGIIFRASPRQSDIMIVAGTVTNKMAPALRQVYDQMSDPRWVISMGSCANGGGYYHYSYSVVRGCDRLIPVDIYVPGCPPTAEALMYGVFQLQKKMMKTRITRMWYRN, from the coding sequence ATGATGTTGCCGGTTGCCACAAGCTCCCTTAGGACAGTGCCCCACCTTTCGGTAGCTGCCCCTCTTTTTGGCGCTTTCCGCAACCAGTCTCTTCGCATGGTCTCCACTAAACAAATTGGTGGAGGCAACGTTTCTGCTAAGGACTTGACCCCAAAAAAGTTGGATACTGACTTCACTCTCATGTCCCAGAAAACTGCATCTTCTCCTGTCGACTACGCTTTGACGTCTCTCGACGCCATTGCCATGTGGGCAAGAAAGTCGTCCTTTTGGCCAGTCACTTTCGGGTTGGCCTGCTGTGCGGTAGAGATGATGCATGTGTCTACTCCTAGATACGATCAGGATAGATTGGGTATCATTTTCCGtgcttctcctcgtcaatCCGATATTATGATTGTCGCAGGTACTGTGACAAACAAGATGGCTCCAGCATTGAGACAAGTGTATGACCAGATGTCTGACCCTAGATGGGTGATTTCTATGGGCTCGTGCGCCAATGGTGGTGGTTACTACCACTACTCTTACTCTGTTGTGAGAGGTTGTGACCGTCTTATTCCAGTGGACATTTACGTGCCTGGATGCCCTCCAACTGCTGAAGCGTTGATGTACGGTGTGTTCCAAttacagaagaagatgatgaagacaagAATCACGCGTATGTGGTACAGAAACTAA
- the YSA1 gene encoding ADP-ribose diphosphatase, protein MSNSPYDAKIKSIEASDQGKWIQTRKINYIDPAGRERVWEMAVRTTRTETTGLDAVSIFALLKKQGQPNELVLVKQFRPPCEKVVIEMPAGLIDPNESVEATAERELIEETGYHGKATSSSHQALTMFSDPGLTNANMALVTVDVDLDDPKNQNPKAENDDGEFIEVFTLPIERLLQGLQDTCQKEGCVVDARLYHFAAGIDVARKALQ, encoded by the coding sequence ATGAGCAATTCCCCCTACGACGCCAAAATAAAGTCCATTGAAGCCTCAGACCAAGGCAAATGGATCCAGACAAGAAAGATCAACTATATCGATCCTGCTGGCAGGGAGAGAGTTTGGGAAATGGCCGTAAGGACAACCAGAACTGAGACTACCGGGTTGGACGCCGTTTCCATCTTCGCTCTCCTCAAGAAACAGGGCCAGCCGAATGAGTTGGTGCTAGTGAAGCAATTCAGGCCACCATGTGAAAAGGTAGTGATTGAAATGCCCGCAGGGCTCATTGACCCCAATGAATCGGTCGAGGCGACTGCTGAGAGAGAATTGATTGAAGAAACTGGTTACCACGGGAAGGCCACGAGCAGTTCCCATCAGGCGCTCACCATGTTCAGTGATCCGGGGCTCACCAACGCCAACATGGCGTTGGTCACAGTGGACGTTGACTTGGATGACCCAAAAAATCAGAATCCGAAGGCCGAAAATGACGATGGCGAGTTCATCGAGGTGTTCACGTTGCCCATTGAAAGGCTCTTGCAGGGCCTCCAGGATACTTGTCAGAAAGAGGGTTGTGTGGTGGATGCTAGATTGTATCACTTTGCTGCTGGCATTGACGTTGCTAGAAAGGCGTTGCAGTGA
- the SSN6 gene encoding transcription regulator CYC8: protein MSLPVQMAMKSSNGVNPSPIMLPLQQQQMQMMPHAHAAQAQAQAHAQAQAQAQAQDQAHAQAHAHAQNQALVQQQQHQQQQQGQQQQQVGQPPQQSLQNGERSVLAETTSQTWLAVGSLAESLGDLEKASSAYDAALRHNPNSPEGLIRMANIYRSRDHFLKAAELYEQALSFNNENGDTWGLLGHCYLMMDDLQRAYAAYQRALYFLDNPNVPKLWHGIGILYDRYGSLEYAEEAFVRVLDLDPNFEKSNEIYFRLGIIYKHQGMLPSALECFQYILSNPPHPLTQPDVWFQIGSVLEQQKNWNGAKEAYEKVLEVNPNHAKVLQQLGCLYSQAESAASPNEQGQGAQGQQPFQQDLNIALKYLTQSIEIDASDAHSWYYLGRVHMIRGDFNAAYEAFQQAVNRDARNPTFWCSIGVLYYQISQYRDALDAYTRAIRLNPYISEVWYDLGTLYETCNNQISDALDAYRQAERLDPGNPHQSPFGAIDQVPTGRQHPSTSTSSSESATSFASGNGVGKHATSTTSTAPPPQQFSQGPPPPPPQLSQGQRPPQQPVGFPGQGLQPHQVPPQQQPQQPQQPQQQPQQPQQQQQQQPPQPQHQPSTPYQASISRPQLGSQPPHVQQQQSQQQQQAGQSLSQPQPPQGAPQFQSHQQSNTSSQLPTPQQQQQPLHHLPGVAGPSEHTPAQASGSVNVSPAPPVGANTSSSTALPPVQSRVEVKEHTPASAPGDQAPPQQPELSKQATPLENQNPNDQTNGSLKHDLEDKSDNKTLKKPSVAPEEGVQKRDDRPNGSSADQQKEGSAAPEKAEESTRRDPGPASAPGPSVNPQPVVTDANASNNNGPQFSKNVTEGENKEENEKEKDNEDEEEEKKQDPVEPPLRKVDEDENYDDE, encoded by the coding sequence ATGTCTCTCCCAGTGCAGATGGCCATGAAACTGTCGAATGGCGTCAATCCGTCCCCCATCATGCTCCCGctccagcaacaacagaTGCAAATGATGCCCCACGCCCACGCTGCGCAAGCCCAGGCCCAAGCGCACGCCCAGGCTCAAGCCCAGGCTCAAGCTCAGGATCAGGCCCACGCTCAGGCCCACGCTCATGCTCAGAACCAGGCGCTTGtccaacagcagcagcaccagcagcagcaacagggccagcaacaacaacaagttgGTCAGCCGCCTCAGCAGCTGCTCCAGAACGGCGAGAGGTCGGTGTTGGCAGAAACAACATCACAGACGTGGCTTGCCGTGGGCTCGTTGGCAGAATCGCTAGGCGACTTAGAAAAAGCGCTGTCTGCGTACGACGCTGCTTTGAGACACAACCCTAACAGCCCTGAGGGCCTCATCAGAATGGCCAACATCTACAGACTGAGAGACCACTTTTTGAAAGCGGCAGAGCTCTACGAGCAGGCCCTCTCTTTTAACAATGAGAATGGTGATACCTGGGGGCTTTTGGGCCATTGCTACCTCATGATGGACGACTTGCAAAGAGCCTATGCCGCCTACCAGAGAGCATTGTACTTTTTGGACAACCCCAACGTGCCTAAGTTGTGGCACGGAATCGGTATCTTATACGACCGCTACGGCTCGTTGGAATACGCCGAGGAAGCGTTTGTGCGTGTGCTAGACTTGGATCCCAACTTTGAAAAGTCCAACGAGATCTACTTCAGACTAGGCATTATCTATAAGCACCAGGGCATGCTTCCTTCCGCTTTGGAGTGCTTCCAGTACATTTTGTCGAACCCACCTCACCCATTGACCCAGCCAGACGTGTGGTTCCAGATTGGCTCGGTGCTCgagcagcagaagaatTGGAACGGCGCCAAGGAGGCCTACGAGAAGGTGTTGGAGGTGAATCCCAACCACGCCAAGGTTTTGCAGCAGTTGGGCTGCTTGTACTCGCAAGCGGAGTCGGCGGCCTCGCCAAACGAACAGGGTCAGGGTGCTCAGGGCCAGCAACCTTTCCAGCAGGATCTCAACATTGCTCTCAAGTACCTCACGCAGTCGATTGAGATCGACGCGAGCGATGCCCACTCGTGGTACTACTTGGGCCGTGTTCACATGATCAGAGGTGACTTCAATGCTGCCTATGAAGCCTTCCAGCAAGCAGTCAATCGTGACGCGAGAAACCCTACGTTCTGGTGCTCCATCGGTGTGCTCTACTATCAAATTTCACAATACCGTGATGCTCTCGATGCCTACACCAGGGCTATTCGTTTGAATCCATACATTTCTGAGGTCTGGTACGACTTGGGCACATTATATGAAACTTGCAACAACCAAATCAGCGATGCCTTGGACGCTTACCGCCAGGCTGAGCGTTTGGATCCAGGTAATCCACATCAAAGCCCGTTTGGAgcaattgatcaagtacCAACAGGACGGCAACACCCATCCACCTCAACCTCCTCCAGTGAATCAGCAACCTCGTTTGCCTCAGGGAATGGTGTTGGAAAGCACGcaacctcaacaacctcaacagCCCCACCCCCTCAGCAATTCTCCCAAGGTCCCccaccacctcctccacagcTTCTGCAAGGCCAGCGTCCACCCCAACAACCGGTGGGTTTCCCAGGCCAAGGTCTTCAACCCCATCAAGTTCCTCCACAACAgcagcctcagcagcctcagcagcctcagcaACAACCCCAGCAACcgcagcagcagcaacaacaacaaccaCCTCAGCCGCAACATCAACCTCTGACACCTTATCAGGCGCTGATAAGTAGGCCACAATTAGGATCGCAGCCTCCTCATgttcagcaacaacaactgcagcagcagcaacaggCGGGCCAATCACTTTCACAACCTCAACCGCCTCAAGGTGCTCCTCAATTCCAATCTCATCAGCAAAGTAACACCTCGCTGCAATTACCGACAcctcagcagcaacagcaaccGTTGCATCATCTTCCTGGTGTCGCAGGACCTTCTGAGCACACTCCAGCCCAGGCTTCCGGTTCAGTAAATGTGTCTCCTGCTCCTCCTGTGGGTGCCAACACTTCTAGTTCCACGGCGCTTCCTCCAGTTCAATCAAGAGTGGAGGTCAAGGAGCACACGCCTGCTCTGGCCCCAGGTGATCAAGCTCCTCCACAGCAGCCAGAGCTTTCGAAACAGGCTACTCCGTTGGAAAATCAGAACCCGAATGACCAAACCAATGGGTCACTAAAACATGATTTGGAGGATAAGTCAGATAATAAGACATTGAAAAAGCCCTCGGTGGCTCCCGAAGAAGGTGTTCAAAAGAGGGATGATCGTCCTAATGGCAGTTCCGCTGATCAACAAAAGGAAGGTTCAGCTGCACCAGAAAAAGCTGAAGAGTCAACTAGAAGAGATCCAGGTCCAGCCTCTGCTCCGGGCCCAAGTGTGAATCCTCAGCCTGTGGTGACAGACGCGAATGCATCCAACAACAATGGTCCCCAGTTTTCCAAGAACGTGACCGAGGGCGAGAATaaggaagagaatgaaaaggagaaagacaatgaggatgaagaagaggaaaagaaacaggATCCAGTGGAGCCTCCTTTGCGTAAGGTGGACGAGGACGAAAATTACGATGACGAGTAA
- the POS5 gene encoding NADH kinase translates to MTQGWTKRNIHSGAVEVKPCNLLAPATAPEFVGSPHSKLHNVVWRDPLQNIYVVKKPWNDAVLGAMVSFIDFIHREFPTLNVIVSSDVADELNAVLSNSPKRAGDKPHTIYTGTVEDIVAKTDLIVTLGGDGTTLRAVSAFSNSRVPPVLSFALGTLGFLLPFDFLHHKEVFKSVYESRSKALHRNRLECHVVRRSGNSGQSSLDKKPEQVRRYELQHYKQHHNATMVHAMNDVSLHRGSQPNLVSLDIYIDSEFLTTTTADGLVFASPTGSTAYSLSSGGSIVNPLVPCILLTPVCPRSLSFRPLILPSTSHIMVKLPVTNRNSSINLNIDGIPQAELHPGDELHLVSENGTIFVPGKHQPPHTLAAKQSVIDGLEPGGVIMNPSRGIYCIAKTENDWTKGINELLGFNKSFSGKKKV, encoded by the coding sequence ATGACCCAAGGTTggacaaagagaaacaTCCATTCTGGGGCAGTTGAGGTAAAACCTTGCAACTTGCTTGCTCCAGCAACGGCTCCAGAGTTCGTGGGGTCTCCGCATCTGAAGCTCCACAATGTGGTGTGGAGAGACCCATTGCAGAACATCtatgtggtgaagaagccCTGGAACGATGCTGTACTAGGGGCCATGGTGCTGTTCATAGACTTCATTCACAGAGAGTTTCCTACACTCAATGTGATAGTTTCTTCCGACGTTGCTGACGAATTGAACGCAGTGCTCTCGAACCTGCCTAAACGTGCTGGTGATAAGCCCCACACGATATATACGGGCACAGTTGAAGATATTGTGGCCAAAACAGACTTGATTGTTACGCTTGGCGGCGACGGAACTACGCTACGAGCGGTATCGGCATTTCTGAACTCCAGAGTGCCGCCAGTGCTCAGTTTTGCCTTAGGTACCCTTGGGTTCCTCTTGCCCTTcgactttcttcaccataAGGAGGTGTTCAAGTCTGTGTACGAATCGAGGTCCAAAGCACTTCACAGAAATCGACTCGAGTGCCACGTTGTTCGTCGAAGCGGTAACAGTGGTCAATCCAGTCTAGACAAAAAGCCAGAGCAGGTACGGCGCTACGAGCTACAGCACTACAAGCAGCACCACAACGCCACGATGGTTCATGCTATGAATGATGTCTCTCTACACAGAGGCTCTCAGCCGAACTTGGTGCTGTTAGATATCTACATTGACAGTGAGTTTTTGACCACTACGACAGCAGACGGACTCGTGTTTGCGTCGCCTACAGGGTCTACTGCGTACTCGCTTTCGTCAGGAGGATCAATTGTGAACCCGCTAGTTCCTTGTATATTGCTTACACCCGTGTGTCCTCGGTCACTTTCTTTCAGGCCTCTAATCCTACCATCGACGTCGCACATTATGGTGAAGTTGCCTGTGACGAATCGTAACAGCCTGATTAACTTGAATATTGATGGGATTCCGCAGGCGGAGCTCCATCCTGGCGATGAATTGCATTTGGTTAGTGAAAACGGCACGATCTTTGTTCCGGGCAAGCACCAGCCGCCTCACAcgttggctgcaaaacagAGCGTGATCGATGGGTTGGAGCCCGGCGGAGTGATCATGAACCCCAGCAGGGGCATCTACTGCATTGCAAAAACGGAGAACGACTGGACCAAGGGCATCAACGAGCTTcttggcttcaacaagtcgttttcaggcaagaagaaggtgtag
- the RPD31 gene encoding histone deacetylase RPD3, with amino-acid sequence MYVQMPFDDLKVDPTKKRRVAYFYDADVGNYAYGAGHPMKPHRIRMAHSLIMNYGLYKKMEIYRAKPATKQEMCQFHTDEYIDFLSRVSPDNLDMFAKEQVKFNVGDDCPVFDGLFEYCGISGGGSMEGAARLNRGKCDIAINYAGGLHHAKKSEASGFCYLNDIVLGIIELLRYHPRVLYIDIDVHHGDGVEEAFYTTDRVMTCSFHKYGEFFPGTGELRDIGVGKGKHYAVNVPLRDGIDDSTYKSVFEPVISKIMEWYQPSAIVLQCGGDSLSGDRLGCFNLSMRGHANCVNFVKSFNVPLMVVGGGGYTMRNVARTWAYESGLLNEVNLPSELPYNEYYEYYGPDYKLDVRPSNMYNANAPEFMNKILTNIIANLENTKHAPSVQMNDVPQDAEDLGDEEEDSPMAIDTKGGSQQARDERVVPDNEFYDEEDKDAGERYIGPSESSKVEKETPAAEPEHGAATTESNAQNSTEAKPETEKAQITEEEQKEIDELNKAAQS; translated from the coding sequence ATGTACGTTCAAATGCCATTCGACGACCTCAAGGTCGACcccaccaagaagagaagagtgGCGTATTTCTATGATGCCGATGTTGGTAACTACGCTTACGGTGCTGGACATCCAATGAAGCCACATCGTATAAGAATGGCACACTCTTTGATCATGAACTACGGGCTCTATAAGAAGATGGAAATCTACAGAGCGAAGCCAGCAACCAAGCAGGAAATGTGTCAGTTTCACACAGACGAGTATattgatttcttgagcagGGTGCTGCCGGACAACTTGGATATGTTTGCCAAAGAGCAGGTGAAGTTCAATGTGGGTGATGACTGTCCTGTTTTTGATGGCCTCTTCGAGTACTGTGGAATTTCTGGCGGCGGCTCCATGGAAGGTGCTGCTCGTTTGAACAGAGGCAAGTGTGACATTGCAATTAACTATGCTGGTGGATTGCACCATGCCAAAAAATCAGAAGCGTCAGGTTTCTGCTATTTGAATGATATTGTGTTGGGTATCATAGAATTGTTGCGTTACCACCCACGTGTTTTATATATCGATATTGATGTGCATCACGGTGACGGTGTGGAAGAAGCCTTTTACACTACAGACAGAGTCATGACATGCTCCTTCCACAAGTATGGCGAGTTTTTCCCCGGTACTGGTGAACTTCGTGACATTGGTGTGGGCAAGGGTAAGCATTACGCTGTGAATGTTCCGTTGAGAGATGGTATCGACGACTCGACGTACAAGTCTGTTTTTGAGCCGGTTATCTCAAAAATCATGGAGTGGTACCAGCCGTCGGCCATTGTCTTGCAGTGTGGTGGTGACTCGTTAAGTGGCGACAGACTTGgctgcttcaacttgtcgatGCGTGGTCACGCCAATTGTGTCAACTTTGTCAAGTCGTTCAACGTGCCTCTTATGGTCGtcggtggtggtggatACACCATGAGAAATGTCGCCAGAACGTGGGCCTACGAATCAGGGTTGTTGAATGAGGTAAACTTGCCCAGTGAGTTGCCATACAATGAATACTACGAGTACTACGGACCAGACTACAAGCTTGACGTGAGGCCATCGAATATGTACAACGCCAATGCTCCTGAGTTTATgaacaagatcttgaccAACATCATTGCCAATTTGGAGAATACTAAGCACGCGCCTTCTGTGCAAATGAATGACGTTCCCCAAGATGCCGAGGATTTGGgtgacgaggaggaagacTCTCCGATGGCAATCGATACTAAAGGTGGTTCGCAACAGGCAAGAGATGAGAGAGTTGTTCCAGATAACGAATTTtacgatgaagaagacaaggaTGCTGGTGAGCGTTATATCGGCCCCAGCGAATCCTCCAAGGTCGAGAAAGAGACTCCAGCTGCCGAACCTGAGCATGGTGCCGCCACGACAGAGTCCAATGCACAAAACTCAACGGAAGCCAAGCCAGAGACTGAGAAGGCACAAATAACggaggaggagcagaaAGAGATCGACgagctcaacaaggcaGCTCAGCTGTAG
- a CDS encoding palmitoyltransferase PFA3, with protein sequence MWTHSSTWTSIERLLCSFLSLFPKVFVTSLMTWALWAITSQLHTLSYKNTALAIAYVLYGLSIFTYFRVIYEGPGTPYDFPELRLPPESEPSYNNNEYQHPYTLENSGPVVPPTELYTTHTFKDHQLSYHSCRTCNTWKPDRCHHCKTCKSCILKMDHHCPWFACCIGFRNHKFFIQSLCYITSFCGWLLLLSGHELYRFFADQDFDLHSYLSLNLVFVVVLSFTFFIAVGVFTAFSVYLLLRNYTTIEFQNEKWNYSKENEAQYEFDSRGKRRKLGHIYDLGSKNNLRAVMGDSWAAWVLPIKVTSMSLAPGQRNGINFEVNEATFEKLCNNAKLQEQLDRQLAEYRDRLRGSDE encoded by the coding sequence ATGTGGACTCATAGCTCGACGTGGACGAGCATAGAGCGGTTACTCTGCTCCTTTCTTTCGCTATTTCCCAAAGTGTTCGTCACTTCTCTCATGACTTGGGCTCTTTGGGCAATCACCTCCCAGCTACATACCTTGAGCTACAAGAATACTGCCCTCGCCATAGCATACGTCTTATATGGATTGAGCATATTCACTTACTTCCGTGTAATATACGAGGGACCGGGAACGCCATACGATTTCCCAGAGCTACGACTACCGCCCGAATCGGAGCCATCATACAACAATAATGAATATCAACACCCATACACGCTAGAGAACTCTGGACCCGTCGTGCCTCCTACAGAACTCTACACGACTCATACGTTCAAGGATCATCAATTATCATATCATCTGTGCCGCACTTGCAACACTTGGAAGCCGGATAGGTGTCATCATTGTAAGACTTGCAAGAGCTGTATATTGAAGATGGACCACCACTGTCCATGGTTTGCTTGTTGCATTGGCTTCCGGAATCATAAATTTTTCATTCAATCGTTATGCTACATTACTTCGTTTTGCGGTTGGCTCCTATTGCTTTCAGGACATGAGCTTTACAGGTTTTTCGCTGACCAAGATTTCGATTTGCACTCGTATCTTCTGTTGAACTTGGTGTTTGTGGTAGTGCTTTctttcacctttttcattGCAGTTGGCGTCTTTACAGCTTTTCTGGTGTATCTTCTACTTCGCAACTACACCACCATAGAATTTCAAAATGAGAAGTGGAATTACTCCAAAGAAAACGAAGCACAATACGAGTTCGATTCTCGGGGAAAGAGGAGAAAACTAGGTCACATCTACGACTTGGGGCTGAAGAACAATTTGCGTGCGGTAATGGGCGACAGTTGGGCAGCTTGGGTATTGCCCATAAAGGTCACGAGCATGTCGCTAGCACCAGGACAGAGAAACGGCATCAACTTTGAAGTCAACGAGGCTACctttgagaagctttgtAATAATGCTAAACTCCAGGAACAGCTCGATCGGCAGCTCGCCGAATACAGGGATAGACTTCGGGGAAGTGATGAATGA